A genomic segment from Candidatus Nitrospira nitrosa encodes:
- a CDS encoding ATP-dependent Clp protease ATP-binding subunit, giving the protein MFERFTDKGRKIIILAREEAERHQNDYLGTEHLVLAILRESDGIALMILKKMGLSTEQIRLEIERNLPGGGTTMTFGEIPFSPRVKKVIEYGVEEARLLGHNHIGSEHLLLGLLREEEGIGGKILRSLGANLLTARQLTVTFLRKSAPRERDRKSNTPALDEFGRDLTQLAQEGQLDPVIGRADEIERVLQILSRRSKNNPVLIGESGVGKTAIVEGLAQRIIQSEVPDNLLSRRVIALDLGSLVAGTKYRGQFEERLKVVMKEIVQAGNIIIFIDELHTLVGAGAAEGSIDASNMLKPALSRGEIQCIGATTLDEYRKHIEKDGALKRRFQPIYVQPPNMDETVRIIQGLRDRYEEHHGVEITEDAIVEAVKLSDRYITDRFLPDKAIDLIDETGSRAKLQTYALPSELKAMEQELKKVAREKELSISTQNFEEAVRHREEEERLRKLLDESKREWKKNQEKNKPVIGKEDVAYVVSKMTGIPLFKLEEEESNKLLRMEEFLHKRVVGQNEAISAVARAIRRSRAGLKETKKPIGSFIFLGPTGVGKTELARTLAEFLFNSEDALIRVDMSEYQEKFTSSRLFGAPPGYVGYEEGGQLTEKVRRRPYSVVLFDEIEKAHPDVFNVLLQVLDDGVLTDSLGRKVDFKNTVVIMTSNIGTKMIQKGVSLGFQSTEGEAARRKKEEVLGELRKSFSPEFLNRIDEIVIFHQLEKEQLYNILDILLHELNLRLVDKGIEIEVDDEVKQWLIKEGYEPLYGARPMRRAIQRAIGDPLSDELIRGRFKESRKVKVVLRDGAPAFIEQEAMAGV; this is encoded by the coding sequence ATGTTCGAACGATTTACGGATAAGGGTCGAAAGATCATCATCCTTGCGCGTGAGGAGGCTGAGCGACACCAGAACGACTATTTGGGCACCGAACATCTGGTCTTGGCGATCCTTCGTGAGTCCGATGGGATTGCCCTCATGATCCTGAAGAAGATGGGATTATCGACTGAGCAGATTCGACTGGAGATCGAACGTAACCTGCCCGGCGGGGGAACAACGATGACGTTTGGGGAAATCCCCTTTAGCCCACGGGTCAAGAAGGTCATTGAGTATGGGGTTGAGGAGGCTCGGTTACTGGGCCATAATCACATTGGGAGCGAGCATCTGCTCCTCGGGCTGTTGCGTGAAGAGGAAGGGATCGGTGGAAAAATCCTTCGAAGCCTGGGGGCAAACTTACTGACCGCACGTCAGTTAACTGTAACCTTTTTGCGGAAATCTGCTCCGCGTGAGCGTGATCGGAAGAGCAATACCCCGGCGTTGGATGAATTTGGTCGAGACCTGACCCAGTTGGCTCAAGAAGGTCAATTGGATCCAGTGATTGGTCGGGCGGACGAAATCGAGCGCGTCTTGCAGATTCTTAGCCGGCGAAGCAAGAACAACCCGGTGCTCATTGGAGAGTCGGGTGTCGGGAAAACGGCCATAGTCGAAGGGCTTGCTCAAAGAATCATCCAATCAGAAGTGCCAGACAACCTGCTCTCACGTCGAGTCATCGCGTTAGATTTAGGGTCTCTTGTGGCAGGGACAAAATACCGTGGACAGTTTGAAGAGCGTCTCAAAGTTGTAATGAAGGAAATAGTTCAGGCTGGCAACATCATTATATTCATCGACGAACTTCATACCCTGGTTGGTGCTGGAGCGGCTGAGGGATCCATTGATGCATCGAATATGTTGAAACCCGCGCTTTCGCGAGGAGAAATTCAGTGTATCGGCGCGACGACATTAGATGAGTACCGGAAGCATATCGAAAAAGATGGGGCATTGAAGCGGAGATTCCAACCGATTTATGTCCAGCCACCGAATATGGATGAAACCGTCCGTATTATTCAAGGACTTCGAGATCGCTATGAAGAACACCATGGAGTGGAGATTACGGAGGATGCGATCGTGGAGGCCGTCAAGTTGTCTGATCGGTACATCACTGATCGGTTCTTGCCCGATAAGGCGATCGACCTGATTGATGAAACCGGATCACGCGCTAAGCTGCAGACCTACGCACTTCCTTCAGAATTGAAGGCCATGGAGCAAGAACTGAAGAAAGTTGCCCGTGAGAAAGAGCTCTCAATTTCTACGCAGAACTTTGAGGAAGCGGTTCGACACCGTGAAGAAGAAGAGCGGTTACGCAAACTCCTTGATGAATCCAAGCGAGAGTGGAAAAAGAACCAGGAAAAAAATAAGCCCGTGATCGGCAAGGAAGATGTCGCTTACGTTGTTTCAAAAATGACGGGTATCCCACTCTTCAAGCTGGAAGAGGAAGAATCAAATAAGCTCCTGAGAATGGAAGAATTTCTTCACAAGCGGGTAGTCGGCCAAAACGAGGCGATTTCAGCCGTTGCCCGAGCCATTCGGCGTTCTCGAGCTGGTCTAAAAGAGACAAAGAAACCAATTGGCTCCTTTATTTTCCTTGGGCCGACAGGGGTCGGCAAGACAGAGCTTGCCAGGACTCTGGCGGAATTTCTATTCAACAGCGAGGATGCGTTGATTCGCGTTGATATGTCAGAATATCAGGAGAAATTCACTAGCTCTCGGCTTTTCGGCGCCCCTCCGGGCTACGTGGGGTATGAGGAGGGAGGCCAGCTGACGGAAAAGGTTCGTCGTCGGCCTTACTCCGTTGTCCTGTTTGATGAAATTGAGAAAGCGCATCCCGACGTGTTTAATGTGCTGCTCCAAGTGTTAGATGACGGGGTTCTGACGGACAGCCTTGGCCGAAAAGTCGATTTTAAGAATACTGTGGTCATTATGACGTCCAACATCGGGACGAAGATGATCCAGAAGGGTGTGTCGCTAGGGTTCCAGAGTACGGAAGGCGAAGCCGCACGTCGGAAAAAGGAAGAGGTGCTCGGAGAGCTTCGCAAGTCATTCAGCCCAGAGTTTTTGAATCGTATTGATGAAATCGTTATTTTCCATCAGCTCGAGAAGGAACAGCTCTACAATATCTTGGACATCCTTCTCCATGAGTTGAATCTGAGGCTGGTTGACAAAGGGATTGAGATTGAGGTTGATGATGAAGTCAAACAGTGGCTCATTAAAGAGGGTTATGAGCCGCTCTATGGGGCACGACCGATGCGAAGGGCCATCCAACGTGCTATCGGCGATCCCCTCTCTGATGAACTGATCCGGGGGCGCTTTAAGGAAAGCCGTAAGGTGAAGGTGGTCTTGCGAGATGGGGCTCCGGCCTTTATTGAGCAGGAGGCGATGGCTGGGGTGTAA